A window of the Salarias fasciatus chromosome 7, fSalaFa1.1, whole genome shotgun sequence genome harbors these coding sequences:
- the st3gal2 gene encoding CMP-N-acetylneuraminate-beta-galactosamide-alpha-2,3-sialyltransferase 2: MSGGVAAGVGSTGAGGGPPGEKGGRVRCSRRIWVLLGTLVLVFLTSLFLSVSFRGGVGFNYLEPPGWEESRRVKLVPSYVGAHRLAPPDAPQQKTCACPRCVGDPGVSDWFDENYDPDISPVWTRENIQLPSDVYYWWVMLQPQFKPHSIQQVLLRLFQVIPGRSPYGSWDPGRCLRCAVVGNSGNLRGAGYGATIDEHNYIMRINLAPTVGYEEDAGSHTTHHFMYPESAKNLAANVSFVLVPFKTLDLVWITSALSTGQIRFTYAPVKQFLRVDKDKVQIFNPAFFKYIHDRWTRHHGRYPSTGMLVLFFALHVCDEVNVFGFGADSRGNWHHYWEQNRYSGEFRKTGVHDADYEAQIIERLAKAGKITVFPGK, translated from the exons ATGAGCGGGGGCGTGGCGGCCGGCGTAGGTAGCACGGGCGCAGGAGGCGGGCCCCCGGGGGAGAAGGGGGGCAGGGTGAGGTGTTCCAGGAGGATCTGGGTGCTCCTCGGCACGCTGGTCCTGGTGTTCCTCACCTCGCTCTTCCTGTCCGTGTCGTTCCGCGGGGGCGTCGGATTCAACTACCTGGAGCCGCCCGGGTGGGAGGAGTCGAGGCGGGTGAAGCTCGTGCCCAGCTACGTGGGCGCCCACCGCCTGGCGCCGCCCGACGCCCCGCAGCAGAAAACATGTGCCTGTCCGCGCTGCGTCGGAGACCCCGGGGTGTCCGACTGGTTCGACGAGAACTACGACCCGGACATCTCCCCCGTCTGGACCCGAGAAAACATCCAGCTGCCCTCTGACGTCTACTACTGGTGGGTG ATGCTGCAGCCCCAGTTTAAACCCCACAGCATCCAGCAGGTGCTGCTCAGGCTGTTCCAG GTGATTCCCGGAAGGTCGCCGTACGGCTCGTGGGATCCGGGGCGATGTCTGCGCTGCGCCGTGGTGGGGAACTCCGGGAACCTCCGCGGGGCCGGATACGGGGCCACCATCGACGAGCACAACTACATCATGAG GATCAACCTGGCCCCCACGGTGGGCTACGAGGAAGACGCCGGCAGCCACACCACCCACCACTTCATGTACCCGGAGAGCGCCAAGAACCTGGCGGCCAACGTCAGCTTCGTCCTGGTCCCCTTCAAGACGCTGGACCTGGTGTGGATCACCAGCGCGCTCTCCACCGGCCAGATTCGATT TACTTATGCTCCGGTGAAGCAGTTCCTCCGTGTCGATAAAGACAAG GTCCAGATTTTCAACCCGGCGTTCTTCAAGTACATCCACGACCGCTGGACCAGGCATCACGGCCGCTACCCGTCCACCGGCATGCTGGTGCTGTTCTTCGCTCTGCACGTCTGTGACGAG GTGAATGTGTTTGGCTTCGGGGCGGACAGCCGAGGAAACTGGCACCACTACTGGGAGCAGAACCGGTACTCCGGAGAGTTCAGGAAGACCGGCGTGCACGACGCCGACTACGAAGCCCAGATCATCGAGCGGCTGGCCAAGGCCGGCAAGATCACCGTGTTCCCTGGGAAATAG